A DNA window from Procambarus clarkii isolate CNS0578487 chromosome 75, FALCON_Pclarkii_2.0, whole genome shotgun sequence contains the following coding sequences:
- the LOC138356914 gene encoding protein FAM200C-like: MSSRSQLAELSALPTMDSGSGDWYISYYCSVTELVHFTLDIGAPKRMNLHHIKNDENGGMMSTLYLDSSGQNMKLLNPFPPAYLKQQSTFKSQIKLPDMKALTLASLKITHTVLQKKKPFTELENVALPCLEVAADLIHGGKDVVKKVKRIPLSDTTISRRSVMLADDLKKQLVKKLRLAASFGIQLDETTDIGGEAQLIVYCRFPDLEEKTFVEHYLEALVAKRLNETRNTKEKNDFELLLDDVVKMVNHICAHEKKSIECFRECGWEHSMQATEQTLEVHMAHLVIRHLTLMQENLDFYFPDSENDQLTSNMWMFNPFTDEATDYVILFRSFEQIIHKKQFSRHLAIPWISGLPCLVFQHLASSEASS; encoded by the exons ATGAGTTCCCGCTCTCAATTGGCTGAATTGTCAGCACTGCCAACTATGGACTCAGGAAGTGGTGACTGGTATATCAGTTATTACTGCAGTGTAACTGAACTTGTTCACTTCACGTTGGACA TTGGTGCTCCAAAGAGGATGAATCTTCATCACATAAAAAACGACGAAAACGGTGGAATGATGAGCACATTGTATTTGGATTCTTCCGGCCAGAACATGAAGCTTTTAAATCCCTTCCCACCAG CATACTTGAAGCAACAGTCAACCTTTAAAAGTCAAATTAAGCTCCCTGACATGAAAGcacttactcttgcttctcttaaGATCACACACACCGTTCTTCAGAAAAAAAAGCCATTCACTGAACTTGAAAATGTTGCACTGCCTTGTCTTGAAGTAGCAGCTGACCTTATACATGGAGGGAAAGATGTAGTGAAGAAAGTGAAGCGAATTCCGTTGTCTGATACTACAATAAGTCGTAGGTCTGTGATGTTAGCAGATGACCTGAAGAAACAGCTTGTTAAAAAATTGCGTCTAGCCGCTTCGTTTGGTATTCAACTGGATGAAACCACAGACATAGGAGGAGAAGCACAGCTGATAGTTTACTGTCGGTTTCCAGACTTAGAAGAGAAAACCTTTGTTGAACATTATTT GGAAGCGTTAGTGGCAAAGCGACTGAATGAAACTAGAAACACTAAGGAGAAAAATGACTTTGAACTTCTACTTGATGATGTTGTCAAGATGGTTAATCATATCTGTGCACATGAAAAAAAAAGCATAGAATGTTTC AGAGAATGTGGCTGGGAACACAGTATGCAGGCAACAGAGCAGACACTGGAGGTACATATGGCACACTTAGTTATCAGACACCTTACTCTAATGCAAGAAAACCTTGACTTCTATTTCCCAGACAGTGAGAATGACCAGCTGACCTCCAACATGTGGATGTTTAATCCCTTCACAGATGAAGCAACTGATTATGTGATACTCTTTAGGAGCTTCGAGCAGATTATTCACAAAAAACAGTTTTCAAGACATTTAGCCATCCCATGGATTTCTGGGTTACCCTGCTTGGTATTCCAGCATCTAGCATCCAGTGAAGCATCTAGCTGA